A window of Longimicrobium sp. genomic DNA:
GGACGTTCCCCACGGCGGGGACCTACGACTACCAGTGCACCCGGCACAACGGCATGACCGGCCGCGTGGTGGTGCAGTGAGCACCGCCGTTCCCATCCCCAACGAACAACCACCCAGAAGGACGAGCGAGATGATGAACCTGAAGATCGGATCGATGCTGATGGCCGGCGCGCTGAGCCTGGCCGCCCTGGCCCCGCGCCACGAGGCCCGTGCCGCCGCGCCGCCGGTGACGCACGAGGTGCGGATGGTGATGGAGGGAACCACCGCGCGCTTCGAGCCCGCGTCGCTGACCATCCACGCGGGCGACCGGGTGCGCTTCACCAACGCCTCGGGGGGGCCGCACAACGTGTCGTTCGACCCGGCCAGGATCCCCGCCGACGCGCAGCGCGCGCTGGCCGCGAGCATGGCGGACCAGATCCAGCCGCTGTGGGGGCCGCTGATGACCGAGTCCGGCGGGAGCTACACCATCTCCTTCGCCGGGGTGAAGCCGGGGCGCTACGAGTTCTTCTGCATGCCGCACATGGCGATGGGGATGAAGGGCGCCATCACCGTGCAGTAAGCCCGCGCGGGGCGGGGAGACGCACGGATCCGCATCTCCCCGCCCCGCCTCCGGCCGGTCCCGAATCCCGTGCAGTCCATCTCCATCTCACCCCGCGAGGAGCCGAAACCCGTGACGAGCACCCGCTGTCTCCGCGCCGCCCGCGCCCTGTGCATGGCGGCGGCCGCCGTCTGCGCGAGCGCCGCCGGTGGCCGCGCGCAGTCGCTGCTGGACCGCCCGCCCAACCTGTCCGGCGGGTGGGTGGGCAGCGGCGGCCAGCTGTACTTCAACTTCCTGCACCGCTTCACCACCAGCGGCGCGCCCGAGCGCAAGGTGAGCAACGTTCCCACCTTCACGGTGGCCGTGGGCCTCCCGTACCGCACGCTGGTGGGGATGGAGTACGCGACCAACTCCAACCTGGCGCCGCGCTACCCCAACGAGTGGGAGTTCTTCGCCCGCCACGCGCTGTTCCAGCAGGACCGCGGCGCGCCCTTCGACCTGGGCGGCGAGGTGGCGTACAACCTGGCAGCCAAGGGGGTGGACGGGGAGCTCACCGTCGCCCGCCGTCAGGGTCCGCTGCGCTTGATCGCCGCCGGGCGCGTGCTCTCCGACCCGTTCCACGCGGGGGAGCGGCGCTTCGCGGTGGCCGGCGGGGGAACGCTGCGCATCTCGCGCTACTTCGCGCTGGCGGGCGACGTGGCGTCGCTGGTGGACCGGAGCGATGCCGAGAAGGTGGCGTGGAGCGCGGGCGTGCACCTGGCCATTCCCGGCACGCCGCACACCCTTTCCATCCACACCGCCAACACCAACGCGTACACGCTGCAGGGGCTGTCGCGCGGCGAGAGCACGCGGCGCTACGGCTTCGAGTTCACCATCCCCCTCACGCTGAACCGCTGGTTCGGCCGCGCGGCGCACGAGGCCGCCGCGCCGCCGTCCGCGCCCGCCGCGCCGCCGCAGCCGGACGCCGCCGCGGTGCCGTCCAACGGCAGGGTGGTGAAGGCGGGGATGCGGAACCTGGCGTTCGTGCCGGGGCGGATCGAGATCGAGGCGGGGACCACGGTGGAGTGGACGAACAACGACCCGCTGCAGCACAGCGTCACGGCCGACAACGGGTCGTTCGACTCGGGGCTGATCGGGAGCGGCAACACCTGGCGGCACACCTTCACTTCGCCGGGGACCTACGCCTTCCACTGCACTCCGCACCCCTTCATGAAGGGAACGGTGGTGGTCAAATGAATCTGAGAGCGACCTATTCCTTCGCCTGCTCGGCCTTCGCCGCGCTGGTCACGGCGGCCGGGCTGGCGGGGTGCTTCAGCGAGCACGTGAGCGTGACCGCACCCACCGGGCAGGGGCTGTGCACCGGCACGCAGCCCGCCAACGTGGTGCGCATCGTGGACTTCTCCTTCTCGCCCGCGCAGGTGAGCGTGGCGCGCGGCGGCAAGGTCACGTTCGTGAACTGCAGCGCCTCGGCCACCCAGCACACCAGCACGGCCGACGCGGGCGCGTGGGACAGCGGCCTGCTGCAGCAGTACGCCACCTTCGAGCGCACCTTCGACGCCGCGGGCACGTTCGGCTTCCACTGCGACCCGCACCCGTTCATGCAGGGGACGGTGACGGTGCAGTAGAACCACGACGGGATGGAAGATGCGGCGCGGGGCGCCCGGCCGGATTCCGGCCGCGGCGCCCCGCTGCATTTCCCGCTTACGGCGTGGTCATCGGCGGTGTCGGCGGGATGAACCCCGTCGAGTCCCGCGCGGGCGGCGCGACGATGGTGGTCGCCGCGGTGGGAGAGCCGCCGTTGCACGCCGCCGCGCTCGCCAGCAGGCTCACGCCCGCCGCCACGAAGATCAAGGGTCGCCTGATGATGCTCATCTCGCCGCCTCCTGTGCGCTGAAGGTGGCCCGCGTGAGATTGCATCTAGCGTGCCTGCAATGAC
This region includes:
- a CDS encoding plastocyanin/azurin family copper-binding protein codes for the protein MNLRATYSFACSAFAALVTAAGLAGCFSEHVSVTAPTGQGLCTGTQPANVVRIVDFSFSPAQVSVARGGKVTFVNCSASATQHTSTADAGAWDSGLLQQYATFERTFDAAGTFGFHCDPHPFMQGTVTVQ
- a CDS encoding plastocyanin/azurin family copper-binding protein, which encodes MMNLKIGSMLMAGALSLAALAPRHEARAAAPPVTHEVRMVMEGTTARFEPASLTIHAGDRVRFTNASGGPHNVSFDPARIPADAQRALAASMADQIQPLWGPLMTESGGSYTISFAGVKPGRYEFFCMPHMAMGMKGAITVQ
- a CDS encoding cupredoxin family copper-binding protein, giving the protein MTSTRCLRAARALCMAAAAVCASAAGGRAQSLLDRPPNLSGGWVGSGGQLYFNFLHRFTTSGAPERKVSNVPTFTVAVGLPYRTLVGMEYATNSNLAPRYPNEWEFFARHALFQQDRGAPFDLGGEVAYNLAAKGVDGELTVARRQGPLRLIAAGRVLSDPFHAGERRFAVAGGGTLRISRYFALAGDVASLVDRSDAEKVAWSAGVHLAIPGTPHTLSIHTANTNAYTLQGLSRGESTRRYGFEFTIPLTLNRWFGRAAHEAAAPPSAPAAPPQPDAAAVPSNGRVVKAGMRNLAFVPGRIEIEAGTTVEWTNNDPLQHSVTADNGSFDSGLIGSGNTWRHTFTSPGTYAFHCTPHPFMKGTVVVK